A window from Vigna angularis cultivar LongXiaoDou No.4 chromosome 7, ASM1680809v1, whole genome shotgun sequence encodes these proteins:
- the LOC108336916 gene encoding WAT1-related protein At4g08290, with the protein MLMDKKKAARFSNMLYLAKPYLLCVGLQIGMAGTFIITKACLDRGMSRFVLTVYRNAVAASLLAPFAIIFERNERPKMTMSIFMQILALGFLEPVIDQGFTCLGMQYTSATFASAIMNAVPSVTFLIAVILRLESVKLKEVRSQAKVIGTLVTFGGALLMTLYKGPKINLINNPNSFQKDERQSLEDDKHWFTGTLFLCLGCLAWSSFYILQSITVKRYPAELSLSSLICLAGALQSAVVALIADHNPRSWAIAFDYTLYGPLYAGIMSSGIAYYVQGLVMKSRGPVFMTSFNPLLMINVAAFGSFLLGEHIYVGSIIGATIIVLGLYSVVWGKAKDYPLLEQPSATATKDTEAPDLPISSSTHK; encoded by the exons ATGCTGATGGATAAAAAGAAAGCTGCTAGATTTAGCAACATGCTCTATCTGGCTAAGCCTTATTTGTTATGTGTTGGGTTACAAATTGGAATGGCTGGAACATTCATCATTACTAAGGCTTGTCTGGATCGTGGAATGAGTCGCTTTGTGTTAACTGTGTATCGCAATGCCGTTGCTGCGTCTCTTCTTGCTCCTTTTGCCATTATCTTTGAAAG GAACGAAAGGCCGAAAATGACCATGTCTATCTTCATGCAGATACTGGCCCTTGGATTTCTTGA GCCAGTGATTGACCAAGGCTTCACTTGTTTGGGGATGCAATACACTTCTGCTACTTTTGCATCTGCTATTATGAACGCTGTACCTTCTGTAACCTTTCTTATAGCAGTAATTCTCAG ATTAGAAAGTGTAAAGTTGAAGGAGGTACGCAGTCAAGCGAAGGTAATAGGAACCTTGGTAACCTTTGGTGGGGCTCTGTTGATGACACTTTACAAAGGGCCCAAAATCAATCTTATAAATAATCCAAACAGCTTCCAGAAAGATGAAAGGCAGTCCCTTGAAGATGACAAACACTGGTTCACAGGGACCCTATTTTTATGTCTTGGTTGTTTGGCTTGGTCTTCCTTTTACATATTGCAG TCCATAACAGTGAAAAGGTACCCTGCCGAACTATCGTTGTCGTCGTTGATATGCTTGGCCGGTGCATTGCAAAGTGCTGTGGTTGCTCTGATTGCAGATCACAACCCTCGTTCTTGGGCTATTGCTTTCGACTACACACTCTATGGCCCTCTTTATGCT GGAATAATGAGTTCAGGAATAGCATATTATGTACAAGGGCTGGTAATGAAAAGCAGAGGACCTGTGTTCATGACATCCTTTAATCCTCTATTAATGATCAACGTTGCTGCTTTTGGCTCCTTTCTTCTTGGAGAACATATCTACGTAGGAAG tATCATTGGCGCCACAATTATCGTACTGGGGCTTTACTCAGTGGTGTGGGGTAAAGCCAAAGACTATCCACTCCTCGAACAGCCATCAGCAACAGCAACAAAGGACACAGAAGCACCAGATCTCCCAATAAGCTCATCAACTCATAAATAG
- the LOC108336344 gene encoding FT-interacting protein 7 encodes MGESSGRKLMVQVCNAKNLMPKDGQGTASAYAIVDFDGQRRRTNTKSRDLNPQWDETLEFIVHDKDSMALEILEVNLYNDKKTGKRSTFLGKVKLSGSTFVKSGSETVAYYPLEKRSVFSQIKGELGLKVWYVDDPPETENTGEQKAESAPPAEEKPPGNLEGEIKEDEPEKNKPDENKPKEEPTAEKPKEEVPEETASPKQEVSNPSIVQTEKPKQGNERHHEVLKCTDLNVSNGELRSLSSDRSRSAYDLVDPMPFLYVRVVKTKRARLETGSTVYANLSIGTRSVKTKSETESKDWDQVFAFDKEGLNSTSLEVSVWSEVKEGEEKSESCLGTVSFDLQEVPRRVPPDSPLAPQWYTLESETTPGNDVMLAVWIGSQADEAFQEAWLSDSGGLLPETRAKVYLSPKLWYLRLTVIQTQDLKFASETEAKVRNPELCVKAQLGAQVFKTGRTSSGSANPTWNEDLVLVAAEPFQPFLVLIVEDVSNSKTVGHAKVHVATIERRTDDQIELKSRWFNLYSEDESRSYAGRIHVRVCLEGGYHVIDETAHVTSDVRASAKQLTKPPIGLLEVGIRGATNLLPVKTIDGTHGTTDAFVVAKYGPKWVRTRTIMDQFNPRWNEQYTWDVYDPCTVLTIGVFDNGRYKTGEDGKPNRDCRIGKVRVRLSTLETNRVYANSYSLVVLLPGGAKRMGEIEIAVRFSCSSWLSLIQAYASPILPRMHYVRPFGPAQQDILRQTAMRIVTARLARSEPALGQEVVQFMLDSDTHMWGMRRSKANWFRVVRCLSRAATLLGWVDGIRTWVHPPMTLLVHMLLAATVLCPYLVLPTVFLCAFLILLLRFRYRQRVPGNIDVRMSYVDMVSLDELDEEFDGFPTTRPAEVVKMRYDRVRAVAGRAQTLLGDVAAQGERLEALFSWRDPRATGIFAVVCLMMSLLFYAVPFRGLVLVALFYYLRHPRFRDDMPSIPTNFFRRLPSFSDQIM; translated from the coding sequence ATGGGGGAAAGTTCTGGAAGGAAGCTCATGGTCCAAGTTTGCAACGCCAAGAACCTGATGCCAAAGGACGGCCAAGGAACCGCGAGTGCTTACGCCATTGTGGACTTCGACGGCCAGCGACGGCGAACAAACACGAAATCGAGAGATCTCAATCCTCAATGGGACGAGACGCTCGAATTCATTGTCCACGATAAAGACTCCATGGCTTTGGAAATACTAGAGGTGAATCTCTACAACGACAAGAAAACAGGGAAACGAAGCACTTTTCTAGGAAAAGTGAAACTATCCGGAAGCACGTTTGTGAAGTCTGGTTCCGAAACGGTTGCGTACTATCCGTTAGAGAAGAGGAGCGTATTCTCTCAGATCAAAGGAGAACTCGGTCTCAAAGTTTGGTACGTGGATGACCCACCGGAAACAGAAAACACAGGTGAGCAGAAAGCAGAGTCAGCACCACCGGCAGAGGAGAAGCCGCCCGGGAATTTAGAAGGAGAGATAAAGGAAGATGAGCCAGAAAAAAATAAGCCAGATGAGAATAAACCAAAAGAAGAACCAACAGCTGAAAAGCCAAAAGAGGAGGTTCCAGAGGAAACGGCGTCTCCAAAACAGGAGGTGTCAAATCCTTCGATTGTGCAGACAGAGAAGCCGAAACAGGGGAATGAAAGGCACCACGAAGTTTTAAAGTGCACGGATCTGAATGTGAGCAATGGTGAACTGCGTTCTCTGAGTAGCGATAGAAGCCGCAGCGCTTACGACCTCGTAGATCCCATGCCATTTTTATATGTTCGAGTCGTCAAGACCAAGCGAGCCAGACTGGAAACTGGTTCGACCGTTTACGCGAATCTTTCGATTGGGACGCGGAGCGTGAAGACTAAAAGCGAGACAGAGAGCAAGGACTGGGATCAAGTTTTCGCCTTCGATAAAGAGGGTCTTAACTCGACATCGTTAGAGGTTTCAGTTTGGTCAGAGgtaaaagaaggagaagaaaagagcGAGAGTTGTCTCGGGACGGTATCCTTTGATCTTCAAGAGGTGCCTAGAAGAGTTCCTCCCGATAGTCCGCTGGCTCCGCAATGGTACACTCTGGAGTCAGAAACCACGCCTGGAAATGATGTCATGCTCGCGGTTTGGATCGGGTCTCAGGCCGACGAGGCTTTTCAGGAGGCTTGGCTGTCCGATTCCGGTGGATTGTTACCTGAGACGCGAGCTAAAGTGTATCTGTCTCCCAAGCTTTGGTATCTGAGGTTAACGGTCATCCAAACCCAGGATTTGAAATTTGCCTCTGAAACCGAGGCTAAGGTTCGAAATCCAGAGCTCTGCGTTAAGGCTCAGCTCGGCGCCCAGGTTTTTAAAACAGGGAGAACCTCATCCGGCTCGGCTAACCCAACGTGGAACGAGGACCTCGTGTTAGTAGCAGCCGAGCCGTTTCAGCCCTTTCTTGTTTTAATAGTGGAGGACGTGTCAAATTCGAAAACAGTTGGGCATGCGAAAGTCCACGTGGCAACCATCGAGCGGAGAACTGATGATCAAATTGAGCTGAAATCCAGATGGTTCAACCTATACAGCGAAGACGAGAGTCGTTCGTATGCAGGCAGGATTCACGTCCGAGTATGCCTGGAAGGTGGGTATCACGTGATAGACGAAACGGCTCACGTCACCAGCGATGTTCGAGCCTCGGCCAAACAACTCACAAAGCCCCCTATCGGTTTGCTAGAGGTTGGGATTCGTGGCGCGACAAACCTTCTTCCTGTCAAGACCATTGATGGAACACATGGCACCACAGACGCTTTCGTGGTGGCCAAATACGGTCCCAAATGGGTCCGAACACGAACTATTATGGACCAGTTCAACCCGCGATGGAACGAACAATACACTTGGGATGTTTACGACCCTTGCACGGTGCTCACCATTGGAGTGTTTGATAACGGGAGATACAAGACTGGGGAAGACGGAAAACCTAACAGAGACTGTCGAATTGGGAAAGTTCGTGTGCGGTTGTCCACACTGGAGACGAACAGGGTATACGCAAACTCGTACTCCTTGGTCGTTTTGTTGCCAGGTGGTGCGAAGAGAATGGGAGAGATAGAGATTGCGGTGAGATTTTCATGTTCCTCATGGCTGAGTCTCATACAGGCCTACGCAAGCCCAATTTTACCACGAATGCACTACGTTCGTCCGTTTGGCCCTGCCCAGCAAGACATCTTGCGCCAAACAGCCATGAGGATAGTAACGGCGAGGCTGGCCCGGTCTGAACCGGCTTTGGGTCAGGAAGTTGTTCAGTTCATGTTGGACTCTGATACGCACATGTGGGGCATGAGGCGTAGCAAGGCGAACTGGTTCAGAGTGGTGAGATGCCTCTCACGTGCGGCGACGCTACTAGGTTGGGTGGATGGGATCCGCACGTGGGTACACCCTCCAATGACGCTTCTGGTCCACATGCTGCTTGCAGCGACCGTACTGTGTCCATACCTAGTGCTTCCCACTGTATTCTTGTGCGCATTTCTGATTTTACTGTTGAGATTCCGTTACAGACAGAGGGTCCCTGGAAACATTGATGTGAGGATGTCATACGTGGACATGGTGAGCCTGGACGAGCTGGACGAGGAGTTCGACGGGTTCCCGACGACGCGCCCAGCGGAGGTGGTTAAGATGAGGTACGACAGGGTGCGCGCGGTAGCGGGGAGGGCGCAGACATTGCTAGGTGACGTGGCGGCACAGGGGGAGCGCTTGGAAGCTCTGTTTAGCTGGCGGGACCCACGTGCCACGGGGATATTTGCGGTGGTCTGTTTGATGATGTCGTTGCTGTTCTACGCGGTGCCGTTTAGGGGCCTTGTGTTGGTGGCTTTGTTCTACTACCTTCGCCACCCAAGGTTCCGCGACGACATGCCGTCTATTCCGACAAACTTCTTCAGGCGACTTCCGTCCTTTTCTGATCAGATTATGTGa